Proteins encoded within one genomic window of Candidatus Hydrogenedentota bacterium:
- a CDS encoding ABC transporter permease, with protein sequence MSARRLAPPAPAVPARPQVTSSTSPHEPAAAVPQGALARRDEGRLRIASLVVFVLRWQLGASLADSRTLPDPLAVLARIGAETASLA encoded by the coding sequence GTGAGCGCGCGGCGCCTCGCCCCGCCTGCACCCGCCGTGCCCGCGCGTCCCCAGGTGACCTCGTCGACCTCCCCGCACGAGCCCGCTGCCGCGGTGCCGCAGGGGGCGCTCGCCCGGCGCGACGAGGGGAGGCTGCGCATCGCCTCGCTGGTCGTCTTCGTCCTCCGGTGGCAGCTCGGCGCCAGCCTCGCCGACAGCCGAACGCTGCCCGATCCGCTCGCGGTGCTGGCGCGCATCGGCGCCGAGACGGCCTCGCTCGC